The Streptomyces pactum genome contains a region encoding:
- a CDS encoding LON peptidase substrate-binding domain-containing protein, producing the protein MTTVRLPLFPLNSVLFPGLVLPLNIFEERYRAMMSELLKTPEDEPRRFAVVAIRDGYEVAQSAPGLPDPTTTLERGPTAGFGNDPVKAFHKVGCIADAATIRERADGTFEVLATGTNRVRLLSVDASGPFLTAELEPLSEDPGDEAGALAEGVLRSFRQYQKRLAGARERSLATGAELPDEPGVVSYLVAAAMMLDTPTKQRLLQAPDTASRLRDELKLLRAETAIIRTLPSLPASELTRGPTSLN; encoded by the coding sequence GTGACCACCGTCCGGCTTCCCCTCTTCCCCCTGAACTCGGTCCTCTTCCCGGGGCTGGTGCTGCCGCTCAACATCTTCGAGGAGCGCTACCGCGCCATGATGAGCGAGCTGCTGAAGACCCCCGAGGACGAACCGCGCCGGTTCGCCGTCGTGGCGATCCGCGACGGCTACGAGGTCGCCCAGAGCGCGCCGGGCCTGCCCGACCCGACGACGACGCTGGAGCGCGGGCCGACGGCCGGGTTCGGGAACGACCCGGTGAAGGCGTTCCACAAGGTGGGCTGCATCGCGGACGCGGCGACGATCCGCGAACGCGCCGACGGCACCTTCGAGGTGCTGGCGACCGGCACGAACCGGGTGCGGCTGCTCTCGGTGGATGCCTCGGGCCCCTTCCTGACGGCCGAGCTGGAGCCGCTGTCCGAGGACCCCGGCGACGAGGCGGGGGCGCTGGCCGAGGGGGTGCTGCGCTCCTTCCGGCAGTACCAGAAGCGGCTGGCGGGAGCGCGCGAGCGATCGCTGGCGACCGGCGCCGAACTGCCGGACGAGCCGGGCGTGGTCTCGTACCTGGTCGCCGCGGCGATGATGCTGGACACGCCGACCAAGCAGCGTCTGCTCCAGGCCCCGGACACCGCTTCCCGCCTGAGGGACGAGCTGAAACTCCTTCGCGCCGAGACGGCCATCATCCGTACGCTGCCGTCGTTGCCGGCGTCTGAGCTGACGCGCGGCCCGACGAGTCTCAACTGA